Proteins from a genomic interval of Balaenoptera musculus isolate JJ_BM4_2016_0621 chromosome 16, mBalMus1.pri.v3, whole genome shotgun sequence:
- the LOC118882355 gene encoding proteolipid protein 2-like has product MAGKMAGCAPSSNPQASRSSEPLRTPVHAMANSERLSAPGCWAACSNFSRTRQGILLFAEIILCLVILICFGALTSGYSSLSVTEMIFATLFFVVYMCDLHTKIQIINWPWSNFFRTLVAVILYLITSIVVLVERGNHSKIVAGVLGLIPACLFGYDAYITFPLQQQRHTAAPTDPADGPT; this is encoded by the coding sequence ATGGCAGGCAAGATGGCCGGGTGTGCACCGTCCTCGAACCCACAAGCGAGCAGATCCTCCGAGCCTCTCAGGACTCCGGTCCACGCCATGGCGAATTCCGAGCGCCTCTCGGCCCCCGGCTGCTGGGCCGCCTGCTCCAACTTCTCACGCACCCGACAGGGAATTCTCCTGTTTGCTGAAATTATATTGTGCCTGGTGATTCTGATCTGCTTCGGTGCCTTGACATCAGGATACTCCTCCTTGTCAGTGACAGAGATGATCTTTGCTACTCTCTTCTTTGTCGTCTACATGTGTGACCTGCACACCAAGATACAGATCATCAACTGGCCTTGGAGTAATTTCTTCCGAACCCTCGTAGCGGTCATCCTCTACCTGATCACCTCCATTGTTGTGCTTGTTGAGAGAGGAAACCACTCCAAAATCGTCGCAGGGGTACTGGGCCTAATCCCTGCATGCCTCTTTGGCTATGATGCCTACATTACCTTCCCCTTGCAGCAGCAAAGACATACAGCAGCCCCTACTGACCCTGCAGATGGCCCAACGTAG